The following proteins are co-located in the Salvelinus namaycush isolate Seneca chromosome 31, SaNama_1.0, whole genome shotgun sequence genome:
- the LOC120026242 gene encoding high choriolytic enzyme 1-like: MVWFLILIWFVQVGSVPIANFTNATTSNSAFPATVYNSTNPINNSTNVTFTDTVDRKRTILAAFKLISDQTCIRFHEYTNEINYIEFISGTGCASYVGLQGGAQPLYFGRACNVGNLCHELMHALGLHHEHTRPDRDQYVTIQWDNVVPGKAKNFVVKKGDTQDLPYDYDSIMHYGTYYFSSNRNPTIGSKKSGVQIGQRNHLSPLDITRLNKLYQCE; the protein is encoded by the exons ATGGTTTGGTTTCTGATTCTCATCTGGTTTGTCCAAG tgggcAGTGTTCCCATCGCCAATTTCACAAATGCTACTACTTCAAATTCTGCTTTCCCTGCCACAG TGTACAATTCTACAAACCCCATCAACAATTCTACAAATGTGACTTTCACTGACACAG TGGACAGAAAGAGAACCATACTAGCAGCGTTCAAGCTCATTTCAGACCAGACGTGTATCCGCTTCCACGAATACACCAATGAGATTAACTACATCGAGTTCATCTCTGGGACAGG CTGTGCTTCGTATGTAGGACTTCAGGGTGGGGCCCAGCCTCTGTACTTCGGTAGAGCCTGCAATGTGGGGAACCTGTGTCATGAGCTGATGCATGCCCTGGGCCTGCACCACGAACACACACGGCCTGACCGTGACCAATACGTCACCATACAGTGGGACAATGTGGTCCCAG GAAAAGCAAAGAACTTTGTGGTGAAGAAAGGAGACACTCAGGACCTGCCCTATGACTACGACTCCATAATGCACTACGGAAC ATACTACTTCTCATCAAACCGGAACCCCACTATTGGCTCCAAGAAGAGTGGAGTCCAGATTGGACAGAGAAATCACCTGAGCCCCCTGGACATAACACGCCTTAACAAACTCTATCAATGTG AATAA
- the LOC120026375 gene encoding endonuclease domain-containing 1 protein-like, translating into MMGVLNHLSTLLLLSLLPPAFSHVVKKFSDVPECTEFFLGGTTPNLPGILVGGTVKDQNRYKPICQLFEYTKKNVVYKTYMFATLYDTTNRIPVFSAYTFTGVGSSEKRPDKWMIEPQLDGGIDTVMSLETQEVTYTHQAVNQDYDKDGKNKKVNIGHIFPKSFAHQPVNQNSTFTLTNSVPQVKTFNEGSWGTMECKVRKILLKQCLDNNVIKAYVVTGAVPSKSNTLNNRVNIPDIMWTAYCCLNKKNKWMAEAHWGENKEEPNKQVLNPHTLAELYDMLKQHYPGDVQVFPEKCLRGSSQTEREKSREREVGSGDISRKGLMECDEDCKCVSL; encoded by the exons atgatgggggtattgaatcatctctctactctactccttctctctctccttcctcctgcttTCTCTCATGTAGTGAAGAAGTTCAGTGATGTTCCAGAGTGCACAGAGTTTTTCCTGGGGGGGACAACTCCAAATCTCCCAGGTATTTTGGTTGGTGGGACAGTCAAGGACCAGAACCGCTACAAGCCGATCTGCCAGTTGTTTGAATACACGAAGAAAAATGTTGTTTACAAGACCTACATGTTTGCAACTCTCTACGACACGACCAACAGGATCCCTGTGTTCTCAGCCTACACCTTCACTGGGGTTGGATCGAGCGAGAAAAGACCAGATAAATGGATGATTGAACCTCAG CTGGACGGAGGAATTGACACAGTTATGAGTCTGGAGACACAAGAAGTCACTTACACACACCAGGCTGTCAATCAGGATTATGATAAAGATGGTAAAAACAAGAAGGTGAACATAGGTCACATTTTTCCAAAATCTTTTGCTCACCAACCTGTTAATCAGAACTCCACCTTTACCCTGACAAACTCTGTTCCTCAAGTAAAGACATTTAATGAAGGTAGCTGGGGAACGATGGAGTGTAAGGTTAGAAAGATTCTCCTGAAGCAGTGTCTAGATAATAACGTTATCAAGGCCTATGTGGTGACTGGAGCGGTGCCCAGTAAGAGCAACACACTGAACAACCGAGTGAACATCCCAGATATCATGTGGACAGCCTACTGCTGTTTGAACAAGAAGAACAAGTGGATGGCTGAAGCACACTGGGGGGAGAACAAAGAGGAACCGAACAAACAAGTATTGAACCCCCATACCTTGGCAGAGCTGTATGACATGTTGAAGCAGCATTACCCAGGTGATGTCCAGGTTTTCCCAGAGAAGTGTCTAAGAGGTTcttctcagacagagagagagaagagcagagagagggaggtaggaagTGGGGATATTAGCAGGAAAGGGTTAATGGAATGTGATGAGGATTGTAAATGTGTCTCTTTGTAG